Below is a window of Tolypothrix bouteillei VB521301 DNA.
AATGCCGGAAGATTAACCAGTAGTAGCCAAACAACCGAACGCAGACGCCTTCCCATACTTCGTTGTCACCGAATAGCGATGCGGCAAAGCCGCCGATAAAGCGATCGCTCTTCACGCACCGTCTGTCAAATCTGATATACAAAATACCCCCACGACTTACGTGAGGGTTATGAGACTTGTTCTCTAACAACTACAGCATTTTGACGAACTCGGGGTAAAAAGTCCGCAAGTTGCGATCGTTTAGGCTGCGGAACAAAGACAGGTTGTAAAGAACTTTATTAATTTCCGCCTTCTTGGGTGCAAAGACATCATTTAAAAACCTTACCGTTCCCTTCAAACACAAAGTTTTCATCAAGATAGTACTTGTACCAGAAGTGATAACCTTGATTCGATGACTGAATTCTTGAAGTGCATCTTGCACCCGGTCTGATAAACCCCGATACTGCCTGGTTTAATCTTACATAGAGCGAGAATATGAGTGATAGTACCCCAATGGGTGCTTGTTACTCTTAAAAAAGACGATTCGATCGCAACACCAAACGATAAGCGCTTCGATTGCGGAGGAAAGCCGTATAGATTCCTACAATTGTAGGAGCAGTCTCAAATACGTGACAAAAACGATCGGTAAGCTTTGATAGTGCGATAGCATAAGCGCTAACGGCTGAAGCCGTATCGCTTAGGGGGAAACTGAGCGAGCGTGCTTATTGCTGAAGCACTGGTAGAGATAGAGGAAACTAGCATGAATATTGAAATCATTGAAGCCCGTCCACAAGATCGGTCGATTTTGAGTCATTTGATAGAACTTTACTTTTATGATTTTAGTGAGTTCATGGGGTGGGATGTTGGGAATGATGGTCGGTTCGGGGACAACGCTCTTAAAGGTTGTTGGACTGAGCCGTGGCGGCATCCGTTTCTTGTCAAGGTAGATGGCTCGATCGCAGGGTTTGTAATTGCCGACGGGCGCAGCCATTTTTCAGGAGACGAACACACGATGGACATGGGTGAATTCTTCATCCTACGCAAATACCGCCGACAAGGTATTGGCTATCGGGTAGCGACCGACATTTTCGATTTGTTTCCCAGTCAGTGGGAGGTACGACAGCTAGACTTGAATGTAGATGCACAAACATTTTGGCGCAAGGTTATCAACCGATACACCAATAACCAATTCTATGAGATTTCTTGGAATGATGAGCGTTATTGTGGTGTGGCTCAATTATTTAACAACACCATTAAAACCCCCAAGCAACTCATGAGCGTTTAGATATTATCCCTTAATGCCTACAGCATTTTGACGAACTCGGGGTAAAAAGTCCGTAAGTTGCGATCGTTTGGGCTGCGGAACAAAGACAAGTTGTAAAGAACTTTATTAATTTCCGCCTTCTTGGGTGCAAAGACATCATTTAAAAACCTTACCGTTCCCATTGCCATGAGTCCTTCAGCACTAGGACCGACCCAAAATCCACCAATGGGTTTGGTCAGGGGACGAAATTTCTTGGCCTCGTAATCAAACGCACGCCACCTGTAAGATAGCGTCACAACATCCGGTGTTTCATCGCCCTCTTTACCTTGCCAGCTCAAGAAGTCGATAGAGTCTGACATCTTGCCTTCAAACACAAAGTTTTCATCAAGATAGTACTTGTACCAAGAGAACATACACTGTTACTCCAACCCCTTCCACTTCCATTGGGTCTTTTACTTTGATTCGATGACTGAGTTTTTGAAGTGCATCTCGCACCTGGTATGATAAACCCTGATACTGCCTGGTTTAATGCTACACAATGGAGAAATGCGAGTGATAGTACCCCGATGGGTGCCTGTTACTGTTACAAAAGACAATTCGAGCGGTAGCGAACGATGAAGGAGTTCTCAGCAAGCTATTTGTAATTCTCACTACACTAGTCTACTGGTAAGAGTTATGCGATCGCTCGCACTTTAATCAATTAACAAACGTTTTTTAAATCAAGTCACAATCAGCCAACTTTTGAGTGCAGGTTGTGCGATTCTCAATTTCTGCATCATCTCAAGTAAGTGAGACTGCATATTCCTCAGAAAGACACATATAAATCGATATTGGTTTAGTGCAATAAGTTTTTCTGAGGAAACATGAGATATAAATACTTAATTGCTTCAATAGTAGCTATAGGAATAATGGCTATATCTGCTTATCCTTCAAACAAATACAATTCATTTTCATATATACAAAACATAGATAAAACACCTAAAATTGTGAACTTGAAACAAATGCAAGCTCGAAGACCTCTAAATTGTGATTGTGGAATTCCAACACGTCGAGAAAGCGGCGCTACCCGTATGAGACAATCTATATTAGTTAATTATTATAGCTAAGCTTTGCAAATATATAGCGATCGATTCAAATTATTCAATACCTACAAAATTTTATTTTAATTTTTATAAAGCAAAAAATCCTAATTCCTACTCCCATGGTTTAAAGATAATGAAACCGTGGGATTCTTATTTTGCCTGAAGTTTGTGGTTGGCGATCGCTTCGTTACAGCATAAGTAAATCGAGAAAAAATCAAACCATGTAACGAAACTTAAATATTCTAGATCTGTAGCAAGCCTAGCGGCGAAGGTATGCACCGCCACTACATTATTATTTCCACTGACTTACTTAGCAACAAAGCACTACTTGTTAAGCTGTCGTGCATATAATTTGGAGATTCTTAGATTGGGGAAAAATGAGTCAAACTCTCCCCCATTCTCCCTTTCCCCTCCTCTCCCTCTCGGTCAACATGAGAAAATGAAAGGCAGCACAGCTTATCCTGCAACGGGACTAACAGTTCCCATACGCGTCTTGCAACTGGATTGAGAAAAAGACCAGCGGGCGAAAAGCTGGGTATGTCCCCAAATGGCACCAATGTCG
It encodes the following:
- a CDS encoding GNAT family N-acetyltransferase; translated protein: MNIEIIEARPQDRSILSHLIELYFYDFSEFMGWDVGNDGRFGDNALKGCWTEPWRHPFLVKVDGSIAGFVIADGRSHFSGDEHTMDMGEFFILRKYRRQGIGYRVATDIFDLFPSQWEVRQLDLNVDAQTFWRKVINRYTNNQFYEISWNDERYCGVAQLFNNTIKTPKQLMSV